The Musa acuminata AAA Group cultivar baxijiao chromosome BXJ2-5, Cavendish_Baxijiao_AAA, whole genome shotgun sequence genomic interval CTCTTATTGTTCATGTTTTTGTCATATCCCATTATCTTATAAGCTACTGGTCTTGTAGCAAACCTAAAGCTTTACAGAGATAAAAGTAATTAGGAATTAGTGGATTACCATTTGCATGACGATGGCTTACCTGGTCATTGTTAGTTCAGAGATAAAAAAACAGTAAAGGTTTTTTATGAAGGCTTTACAGAGATAAACCTAAAGCTTTACAGAGATAAAACCTAAAGGTTTTTAAGGTTCAGAGATAAACCTAAAGCTTTACAGTGGTAAAAGCTTTACAGAGATAAAAAAACATTTTTATGAAGGCTTACCTGGTCATTGTTAGTTCTATCAAATGTTGGTTCAACTCTTATTGCATGTCTCTGTAACTGATATTTTAGTTTACTGTCATTTGACTATAAGGGTTGAAATGTTCAATTTTTATTGACATTAATACCCTTTAGAACTTTGTCAAATGATCACTCTGTTTAAACTCCAATAATTTCTTATCAGATCATAAGAACTCTTAATTCTTTCTATTATTGGTTTGAGTTCATCGATACTTCTGGGATGAAGAAACTGTATCCTGCAAGTGACGACAAGATAGACAGGGACATCTAACTCTTTACAGAGAATGATGACTTGGTCTATGGGAATCTCTCTGATGCATGAGACAGTTTTCTCCCCTGTCTATTCTGGATTTTGTGACTGTTTTTCTTCTACAGCATGATGCTTTTTTGGTGCATCTATTCGATAGGCAATTGTAATTGTATCATATAAGTTCTGCCTGTGATGCACAAAAAGTGCACGTATTATCAGAGGTGATTTTGaccttttttctccttttgaccaTGCCTCCCTCAAATCCTACCATAGGTTTGAGTTTCCGTGGGCGTGTTCAAAGGTGAATTTGAAGTTCAATGGACTTGGAGTTCGGCTGTGTGTGATTTTAAATGGGTCACTGAGGGCTCTTTTAACCTGACGAAACTTAATCTGCTTTCATTGGTTTTGAATATCCTTTCTTTTCTAAGGTGTTTTTGTTTAACTTTGTGGTCTGAAGCCATGTCAACAGTAGCATATGCATTGACTGGTGGTGCTATGATCGGACCCAAATTAAGTCCTGATTTGGCATGTCGCATGTTGATAGGTATCTGTGGACAATCACTGTCCACCCATGAAGCTGATTTTTGTGATCACAGATAGTGAAAGTTTTCCGTCATTTGTTATTTTAGAATGCTGTTTTTTTTATAGTCAGGAAATGCCATTTGTTTTATCTGTTATGCAACTTGTTATTGTTGTTATATTTGATAGCCTGCTATGCCATGCAACTCTTATTGTTCGTGTTTTTGTCATATCCCATTGTCTTATAAGCTACTGGTCTTGTAGCAAACCTAAAGTTTTAAAGAGCTAAAAGTTATTAGGAATTAGTGGATCACCATTTGTAGAAATTATCCTGCATGTTTACATTTGATTTGCTGATATTCAGGAATTGGGCTTACCAGGTCATTGTTAGTTCTATCAAATGTTGGTTCAACTCTTATTGTGTGTAAACTCTTTAGAACTTTGTCATTATGATCACTCTGTGTAATGTTAAATTTTTATTGACATTAAAAACCCTTTAGAACTTTGTCAAATGATCACTCTGTGTAAACTCCAATAATTTCTTATCAGATCATAAGAACTCTTAATTCTTTCTATTATTGGTTTTTGAGTTCATTGATATGTCTGGGATGAAGAAACCGTATCCTGCAAGTGATGACAAGATAGACAGGGACTCGGCACTCTTTACAGAGAATGATGACTTGGTCTATGGGAATCTATCTGATGCACAAGATTGTTTTCTCCCCTTAgtctattatatatattttgacTATTTTTCTTCTACAGCATGATGTTTTTTGGGTGCATCTATTCGATATGCAATTGTAATTGTATCATATAAGTTCTGCCCGTGATGCACAAAAAATGCACGTATTATCAGAGATGTTGTGATGATATATTAGTTGTCACTACCGCTGAGGCAGTCATATTGCATCTCTAGTTCATTACTTCCTTTTTTGTTGGTTTGTTTGTTTGCATTGATCATTTGAATGATAACTTGGTTCATGCATTGTCTTAACTATGCAAAAATTGTTTTTGTAAAACACTGTGACAATGAAGTATTATTTTTGTAAAACACCCTGTCATCTTTCAAGATTCCACTACCTTATATATGCGATGTTCATTTTAATGTTCTGTGAAACTTTTGATTTTAGGATCTAATCGACTTTTTAAACCCTTATTTTTGTTATCTAATACAAGCACCTGATTGGTTCATGCAAGACTTGTATCTTGCATTTTCCTGTGAATGATTAGTGCCTATGATGGTTTTAAATATACTACGAGTGACTACAATGATAAGGACTTTATCTGAGGCACAATCATCTGGTTTCACTTATTTTTATAGGTTATTTGAATTTTAAATGTTTGTCTTTGTAATATGAGTAAATTAGTTGGTGTTGTATCTGCAAACGAACTTTTGATCATGAGGCAGGGTTCCTCAAGTTTTTAGTTTCAATGCCTAATTCTTCTGCCATTATTCTAGACCAAATTTGTGTCTTGCAGTCATGCAATGGTTTTGCAATCCTTGTTTTATCATTTAAgtgtattttattatttttccttttctatATTTTTTGTGGAAGGATTTCATAGGGCCGCTTACCTTAGTAGGATGGTTTCTTGAATGTGTGAAATGTTCATATTTGTtattatgacatgaatttttaatgCTGATTATAAAATTTAGCTCAGATCTTGGTTGAGTGCCAAATGCCAAACACAATGTCATCCAGATTTGGGATCAAGCACTTGGACTTATTTCAAAGCTGGTGTATTCAGAAGTCTTTCTGGTAAGATGCAAATTTCATTCCAGTGTATCGATGAGTATTAGATATGAATCTTTGAACTCTCAACTTCAATTTTATATTCTTAATGGCCATTATTTAAAATGCTATCTTGGGAAATGTATTTCTTCGCCAACTATTTGTTTGACTGAAGGCAGAGATTCTGGAGTTATGTTGGCGCTGCTTTTAGCAAAAGATTGTCATAAATATCTTAACTCATGATAGTAATTTATTTTGCTTTACATTTTTATGTTGACATCTATTTGTTTAATGTATTTGACAGCTAAACGATCTTTGAATAAAAAACTTgtgaataaatttaaaatttctcaaataataattttattaataatatttagctGTCTATAACAATATGAATGGGTCACACTTATCCAAGATGACAAATGTTTATATGTTTTGTGTTTATCATCATATGAACGCTTAAGACAAATTTTCTGATATATGaatttttctataaattttgGGTTTTCTGATGTTAACTTGCAAATAACAACCAAAATTTATCTAATGCACATTGAAATATCTCCATTTATATCGTCCGTGGTTTGACAATTGATGTGTTGAGTTGAGATTTAATGTGGTGTTTATTTTTATTAGTTGGAATTGATATTGGGATGGTCATATGCAAGGTATCATCATCAGCTGCTAACTTGTGATCCAGCGTTGGCATGAGTCAATTGACAAAGTCAACCCAAAAGTTGATTGAAGCTGATATCTAAGGAAAAGGATGTCGGTATAATAGCATTATAGGTATATGTACTCTATGGGGAGTATGAGGTGAGATCTTTGTACATTGTATCTATCCTTTGTACATTGTATCTTTGTACAAAGGATAGATACAATGTATCTTTGTACATTGTACTCTATGGTGAGTATATGTCCCAAGTGGAATATTTTAGATTTTGTGTGCTAAAAATTGATAACTAATTAATTAAGGTGTAAGATGGAGCGATAACAACATCGATAGTGAGTAAAATAAAATCTTTTGAATTTGTGGTTTCGATCCACCTAAACCCTAATTGCCCTCTTGGTAGATCTAGGCAAATGCTTCACATCTACGATAAGAGTGTAGAATATATAGGTGCACATGAACATCTCATCAATGTAACCATTGACTTGTATTGTGAGAATGTCACATTAGTTCTATAAATTTGAAGTTTGAAcaaaatttttttaattcaatggaaaattagtatttatattgtcaaacaacgatgatttatgaaaattttaagaatcaatatattttcaaatgattttgatttttgtCTCAAAACTTATGATTGTGTAAATTCAAATTGACCAATAAAATAAATTGaccaatcattcaaatcaatattttagtattcataattttaatatgaaatatgaatatatatatatataataaaactaattttagtttatttaatattttaaaatttaataaaaattataatcataaataatattttataatataattaataaattatttcatTAATATTGTTATGGCCCTTTATGGTGGATACTCTTATAGCGCTTTTGATTCCTACTTCTGAATTGATATATGACTAAATACAAAAATAAGTTTGTAATCAGAATCGAATAATAGTAAGTACTATATACCTCAgattgattaaaataaattaaatttaaccataaaatatataaataaaagtaaGAAAAATGATTAAAAGGAATTCAGAGATTCAAATGCCTTCcagattttttataaaatattattttataaaattaaatgataaaattaaatgATAAATATCATTAGGAGAAAAAGTGTCAGGAAGATCAAATGATAAAATTAGCAGGATTGAGATGATTTTGAACCAAATTAACGAAATCAATAATTTTCAGCAGTACGACACCCAATCGAATCAATTTAATTGTCAAGCCTATATTTACAAGAAATATCGGTCAAATTATTTTCAGCTATTATTtattacagagagagagagagatggcatgAATGAACAGACCAAACCGCAAACTGAGGAAGAGAAAAGTAAACCAAAGAAGCTGAACCAGGTCTCTTCTCACATGCCCATGAAAGCTCGGCTCAGAGACTGCCAATGCTCCTTCGCCTGGAGAACGCGTTCTACTCTTTCGGTCCGAAGTCGCTTCTCCCAGTAATCAGGGCAGCTGTTCGGCGAGACACAGTGAGGAAAGATTGTGCAGCACGAAAGCAATTTGAGAACACATATCATCAAAAGTAGCGAATACCTGTGGCTTAACAGGATGTTCAACTCATCCAGGTGCACTGCACCTGCATGTACTCCTTCCTGAAATGGCACATAACAACTGCGTCAAGCCATTCGATCTTTGAAGCATAATAAGCAGAAGAAAGCTGGGAAGGAGACTGTACGCGTCGACAAAGAGGGCATTTCGCTTTGGGGCTTGCTGCCTTTAAACCATCGACTATCGTTACCGATGCAGCAGAACAACAACACATGTAGCAGAACAGATGGCCACAGGTGAGAGCAACGGGGTCGAAGACGGTGTCCTGTAGGAAATGACTGACTGCATCAGTTCAAGAATATATTTGTGAATGCTGCAAACGAACAATGTCTTTGAAGAAAGAGTAGCAACAGACTCACCAAGCAGATGGAACAAGTCAAATCGATTTCAACCTTCATAGAATCAAAGAGGCCGCAGGAAAGTGCCGGTTTGCCATCATCGTCGAATGTGAGCGAGCAGTCACCGAATAGCCGGACGATGGCTTTGCTCTTGGTTTTTCCCTGCCTCATATTAACGTAGAAGGCCATCAGCTCACAGAGCCATGGAGATTGAAGGATCTCGATGTGCATACTGAGTGCCTTAGACCTGAATGCCTGCCCTCGATTCGAGTAGTGGATCTGTGTAACCACAAAACGATACTATGATTTGAAATGCGCTCACGTCTTCAAGCAAGAAGATCATGTTGATGAGAGATGAGAAGTATGGCCTTTGCATACCTTGTCATATTTCTTGAGTATCTTCCTCATGGCAATGGAGTTTATGAGAGCATATGAGACGAGGTCCTTGCCTTGTTGTATCATCGCTCCATGGTCCTGTGAGGACTTACCTCTGAACCACATAATGTACTTGTGAAAGCCTGATGCCAAATGCAATTCGAGTAACTTCTGAGCTCGTTGGTTGAAGCAACCGACGACAGCTGACATCTCCTCGAGAAGGGAAGGAAAGAAGGTGCCATCACAAACTACATGGAAAcattcaaataaagaaaagatCACAAGTGGGAACGTAATGAATGACGAAGGATCCAAGCCAAGAGATTCAGAACACCATGAACAGAGATGATTTGATGGCAGCACCACTCGACTAAAGATTGCTTCTCTTCCGATCGATCTCAAAAGTACTTTTTGTTCTTTTTCGAGGTTTAATTTCACGATCGAATGGAAGGGATGGATTAAACAGACCAGCACAATCAAGAATCCCAACAGAATCCATCTAATTCGAAAAAATACCTGCACAATTTCCATTGTGTTTGCTCCCATCTCCTTCTCCTCCATCTTGATGCAGATGCCGGGACTGGAATTCTCTCCTGCACCTCTTGAGAGTCTTCTTCAGCTTCTTCAACCCGACGGCGGGCAGCTCCTTCTCCCGCCTCCCCTGAATGTACTCCTCGTACCTCTTGCAGAACTTCATCTTTCCTCGTACCTCTTGCAGAAAGCACCCTTATCGGAAACCAAGAAAGATCCCAACTTGGGCCTGATCAAGAAGAGAAATAATACAGTTATACAACTCTGGAATATACCCAAGTCAGCCGTGGTGGATCGAGATCCGCTCACATTCGCAACAAAAGTGGTGGCAGATCTATGTGCAAACCCGAGATACATATCCTGTttcacttcctcctcctcctcctcctcttctccacctTGGATTTTGCGGGTCAATCGATTGTGATGACAAGATAAAAAAGAGAACCGTTTGCCAGTTTGCGTTCTCATCTCACGTGACGGGGAGTTGGAAAGTTGCCCGAGTTATGCGGGCTCGGCGCAATCGGCGACACGTTATCTCTACTCGGTTCGGCAACACGCTGAAGCACTCCTCAAATTTCTCCGTGGGATGTGATAGTGTTCTACGTATATCTCATAGCGAAGATCGACGGTAAAATATTTATCATcctacaataaataaataaataaataatgtgaAAATGATGGTAGTATTATTCCACTGCATCCAATGTTTATTTTTGTTAAAGTAACAAGTTGAAGTGTTATTATTAATCTATAGCAATGTTCGTTGTACCGTATCGGTATATCGGGCGGTGCATCAGGgcataccgaacggtacaccctgatgtatcgaataattttttatttttttttcatactataatagtgctacagtatagtactgtagtactgtagtggTATCGAGCAGTCTGTGTACCGATAATCTGTCAGATCGGTACATTCTATCTGGTACAAACGATACGCTTTGGTATGATAAACCTTGATCTATAGTACCTATCGTCTTCGGTATGACTGACCTTGATCTATAGTATGCACGACTACTGGCTCTCTCAAAGATGATAAGTTACTTCTCGTAGGCATTTCCAAGATAACAAAGCTTCGTTTCATGGGATGATGGAGTGTTATCGCCTCTAATTATACTTATgctttgatatattttttgtcTTAATACAGATTATTTGTTATCAACCCGAGAACCAATTTGAGTGGCTGAACGTGTGATTTCCCAACTTTGACGTGGCTCCATCGCTAATGAAAACTGCGAAGAGGTTGACGAAgcgtggaagagatgaagtttggAAAACTTGACCGTGTGCGATGGAAGTGGAAACGTCTTGGATTTGACCTCTCCTGGCATCGATGGAAGGTAACAGCGTGGGTGGGGTTTGGTGGCAGCGACATCGTTTGCACCTAATGCGTGTTTCATCTCGCCCTTCTTTTCTTAGGTAGAAATAGAAGGTTGCTCAAGACGTCCCGAGTGGAAGCGGAGATGGTATTCGATTGGGCAAGTGCCATTTATGGCTGACCTCGATTGGATTCCAGATTTAATTTCGTATAAGGTGTGAAGAAAGACTTGGAACGATGAATTATTATTACTAACTATAGTTTAAATCAATTATTAGGATTCGATAAGTTGATGGATAAATTATTCCATCAAAATCGACGTAgcattaaacatgataaatgattCAAGAACCAAAGGATAGTCTTTTGATAAGCAACAGATAATGATGTCAAATTTCAACTATTTGGAACACCTTTCATTGATTTCTTTTTAATGGTTGTGTTTTATTATTAACATTATGGAATATATATTAAGctttaaatattaataatataatttggTATGTGTAAGTAGATAAGGTTAAATAGATGCAGAATCTCATTTGACTTTGGAGACAAAAAAATCTACATGATTTGTATAACTAAAGCGAGgaaactaaataaataaatatacatatggatttttctatataatatttatatttgggGTATTTTCCAAAATacccttcaattttttttttgccaaaattTTCTTCTCATTTTTTTTTGCTAGTTTTCAACTATTACGGTATTTTCATTTCGTTCGTTTACAATATTTTATTGATGTACTAAAAACACCGAAACGTTCTTAAAAAATACAGTAAATGACATCATATTTTATCTTTTAGTTATTATTGCTCATAGATCATTACAATCACATATTTTTTTTGGCTTTAATTAGGTTGATTGAGGTTAAGAATCTATTTataacatttatagtattttcaaataaattttatattatttttgttacgGTGGCCAAAACACTATAATACGCTAAAATATGACAATAAATTTTTTTAGGGATAGTTTAGGTATTCTTTAAATTAGAGTACTGTTTTAAAAAAAATGGGGGGGGTGTCGATTGGGAAATAACCAAAATACGTGTATTTTGTAAGGAAATTACCCATATATATGCGTgtatatatacaaaaataataatttttttttggattttgagtttttcttgctcatttatagtgttttatttataggtttatataatttttttatggagGTGTCAAAATTATTATAATCCTATTAAAAACATTATAACCAACATGAAAGTCAAGTGTTTACATGTTCTGATTCCTAAACCACTAAGAACGTTTAGTTAAAATTCAACCAAAGTTGAAAGGTAAATTTGTATTAGATTTTGGATCGTTCCtcagatataatatttttttgtatatGCTTATAGTAATATTATAACTAGTAGAAATGTCAAGTTTCTTTTTTTTGTATATTCTTGTTAATAAATTAATAAGAGTACCTATTTTAGTTCAAATAAGGTTAATAGTTTAGTTCATGTTGGATTTTGAATATTTCTTTCTCagttagagttttttttttttttttaccaacatAGTATTTTTAAGTGTATGTCAAAAACACTGTAACCCTAAGAAGGATGATAATTAGTTTGAAACCTTGTAAACTTTTTTGAGACAGAAATCAATGTGATATAGTGTTAGCTTTTTAATTGTGTTTAAGTCAGATATCCTTTTGCTTAGATTATTCAAGTGTTAGCTTGTACAAAGTGCATTATAATATAATGTCTCAAAAACACTATAATCCCACAGTTTGAAGCATCATACACTTATTTGAAACCGATGTGTTATTGGTCAATGTGATAGATATAGTGTTAGCTTTCTAATTATGTTTTAGTCAGATATCTTTTGTTAAGATTGATTGCAATGTTTAACTTGTAGCAAGTTCATTATGATATAATCAATTATTACAGTCTACCTGTAGTTTATTGTTTGCTAATCAATCATATTTTGATCATATATCCAAATTTATATTACATTAAAGTGTTTAAAGTGTTTCTGCACTCATTGCATTGTATTATACGTTGGGATTGTATGTGTTGTATCAAGTATGTTTTGATTAGAAATATTTGTCAATTGTTTTCTGTACTCGATCTAACTATAACTCAAGTAGATTGTAATATTTTTGACATtgagttaatttttttttaatcgataCAAGAAAAATATTGTAACTCAATGGAAAAATCAAAACTATGTGCCAATAAATTGATAGGTATATAATTCAACTGAATAATCTGCTcgactataatattttttaactgAGTTATAGTGTTTTATCAATATAATAAAAACCATTGTAACTTAATTGAAAAACACTAATATTAGTTTATTTTATgctaattttgaatttttttaataatgaatCAAAATTGTTgaattatatgttttaaaaataacaggtagatattttaattaaaaaataataattatttcatcaatattaTAAAATCGTTATAACTCAATGGAAAAAACACTATAATTGATCTACATGTAATTGGTCTATAGGAAAAATGAATTGGGTTCATCCTATGGAAAGcccaaaaaaaacatatttttcttgaaaattttcatatatatatatatatatatatatatatatatatatatatatgagtttaaTTTAAAACTCACATGTGCTTATCTTCTCAATGTTCAGATTGTCATTTGGAATTTATCTTGCACAAGCTATTGGATGTGCAAAATATTTGAGTCTCCTGATTACTATTTAGAAGAAAAAGGAACAAATAACAACTgagaaaaatttaatattaatccGACTGAGTCTATTCAAGATATAATTgcttaaaaagaaaaacaaagggaATAGACTCATTTGACTGAATTTATTCAAGATATTGGATATACTACAGAGAAATCACCAAAGAGCACGAAAGTTATCATCGAAATCGGTCATGTTAATTCTCATCTCAACCTTCTTCTTCTGTTTGAGAAAGCTGGAGTACCATTGCGCAGAGAGCTTCGGTTTCCTTTCGCGattctcatcatcaaaattcacaaAGTATAGGCCATACCTTGATTGATACCCGGTTATAAACTCAAATACATCCATGAACGACCAAACAAAGTATCCTTTCACGTTTGCTCCATTCCTACAACACCAGAGACTCTTCCGAGGTCAGAGTTGGATCATCAATCTGAAAATTTTCCTTACTGTACTTGATCGTGTGTTGCATTCATATGATCaaaacatgatcattatataccTGA includes:
- the LOC135612850 gene encoding probable E3 ubiquitin-protein ligase BAH1-like 1, producing the protein MYLGFAHRSATTFVANVSGSRSTTADLEVRGKMKFCKRYEEYIQGRREKELPAVGLKKLKKTLKRCRREFQSRHLHQDGGEGDGSKHNGNCAVCDGTFFPSLLEEMSAVVGCFNQRAQKLLELHLASGFHKYIMWFRGKSSQDHGAMIQQGKDLVSYALINSIAMRKILKKYDKIHYSNRGQAFRSKALSMHIEILQSPWLCELMAFYVNMRQGKTKSKAIVRLFGDCSLTFDDDGKPALSCGLFDSMKVEIDLTCSICLDTVFDPVALTCGHLFCYMCCCSAASVTIVDGLKAASPKAKCPLCRREGVHAGAVHLDELNILLSHSCPDYWEKRLRTERVERVLQAKEHWQSLSRAFMGM